Genomic DNA from Pigmentiphaga litoralis:
GTGCCACGTACACCCAGGGTGGCGGCGTGCCCCATCTGGTCGCCGTGTACCAGGACAAGTCGGGTTCGGCTCGCGACGTCGCGCTGTCGTACGCCATGGCCAACGGCGGCGGCCGTGCCGGCATCATCGAAACCAACTTCCGTGAAGAGACCGAAACCGATCTGTTCGGCGAACAGGCCGTGCTGTGCGGCGGTACGGTCGAACTGATCAAGGCCGGTTTCGAAACGCTGGTGGAAGCCGGCTACGCCCCTGAAATGGCGTACTTCGAATGCCTGCACGAACTGAAGCTAATCGTCGACCTGATCTATGAAGGCGGCATCGCCAACATGAACTACTCGATCTCGAACAACGCCGAATACGGCGAGTACGTCACGGGCCCGCGCATCGTGACCGACGAGACCAAGCAGGCCATGAAGCAGGTCCTGAAGGACATCCAGACCGGCGAATACGCCAAGAGCTTCCTGGTGGAAAACCAGGCTGGCGCCCCGACCCTGATCTCGCGCCGTCGTCTGACCGCCGAGCACCAGATCGAGGAAGTGGGCGGCAAGCTGCGCGCCATGATGCCTTGGATCAGCAAGAACAAGATGGTCGACCAGACCAAGAACTGATCGTTCAGGCAGTAGCTGGATCAAAACCCCGCCCGCGGCAACGCGTGGCGGGGTTTTTTGTTATCGGGCTTGCGTGGCTGGCGGGGCGTGATTCGGTGCGCCGCGCAGGTTTCGATAGTCGCTGGGCAGCACGCCAAATTGCGCGCGAAACGCCTTGCCGAAGTGGCTGAGGTTGTCATAGCCGACATCGAACGCCACGTCGGTCACGCTGGCGCCGCTGGCCAGGCGCTGCGCGGCGTGATGCAACCGCAGCGTGCGAAGGTGCGCGTGCACCGACGTGCCGGCGCGGACGCGGAATCCTGACTGCAGCTTTTTTTCGGGCAGGCCTACGGCCTTGGCGAGCCGCGCGGCGGGCCACGCTTCGGCAAAGCGCTCTTCAAGCAAGGCAAAGGCGCGCAGCAGGCGTTCGTTTTCCAGTGCCGTGAGCGGCGTGGACGCAGCGGGCGTGACGGCATGCGGCGTCACGGCATCGGGCGTCGCCAACACGTCGATCACGTGCGCGAGCAATTCGTGCGCGCGGGCGCGGCGCTACAAGGCCAGTGCATGCGGGTCGGCAAGCGGTGTCGATGACAGTGACTGCGCCAGTTGCAGCACGGCGTGACTCGCGCCGCAGGACACGACCCGCCCGGGGGACTCTTCCGATGATGCGTCGGACGCAAAGCGCGCCACCATCCGTTCGGCGATCGGGAAGGTTGTGAGCCGGCGCAGCGCGTCGGCCGACAGTCGCACATCCACGATGTGCACGTCGTGGCGGGCCGGCAGGCTGACCTGGCTGCCCAGACTGTCGGAGTATTGCGACAACACCAGCGACCCCGCGCGCGGCATGCAGACCGCGCCGCGATCCAGTTCGAAGCGCGGCATGCCGGCCAGCAACACCTGGATGCCGAAGACCTGGGTGCCCGGAGACGGGAGCGTGAGGTCGGCGTCGGGGCGGCCGCGCAGCACGGCCAGGCTGATGCCTTCGTCCACGCGCGTCAGCAATGCGATCGTCTTTTCCCAGTCCGGCGTGACAGGCACGGTCGGCAAGGTCGCACGCCACCACTCGTGCGGCTGGCGCGGGCGATCGGGCAGATAGGCGTGACGGGCGACGTCTGGCATGGGTTGGGAGGGACGTGTGGCGCAGGGAAGTGTGGCGCAGCCGCAAGTCCGTCAATCCGCGCCGAAAAACCGTCAACGACGTTGGCCGAATCCCGCGATACTCGCTCTGTTTCACGATTGATAATCGTTCTCGTTCGAGTTTACAGGCTTTGGCGCCTGGAGGGTACGCATGATCCACCACCGATTTACCGTTGTCGCCGCCTCGCTGGCCGTGGCCTTTCCGCTGACCGGTCTGGCGCAGCAGTCGCCCGCCGAGGCCCCGGCGCGCCTGCCCGCCATTCAGGTCGAGGCGGCCGGATCCGCCTTGGCCGATCCGGTGGATGCCGGGTATGCCGCCACGCGCGTGCGGTCCGCGATGAAATCGAATACGTCGCTGCTGGAGACGCCGCAGGCCGTGAATGTGATCACGCGCACGGAAATGGAACAGCAGGGGTCGGTGTCGGTGGCGCAGGCGCTGCGCTACACGCCGGGCGTGGTGGGGCAGTACGGCGACAACGATGTGCGCTATGACTGGCTGACGGTGCGGGGCTTTACGCCCGCGCGGTATCTGGATGGTCTGGTCCTGCCCTTTGGCGTGCGCGGGTATGCGCAGCCGCGCGTGGAAGTGTTCGGGCTGGAACGCATCGAAGTGTTGAAAGGCCCGTCGTCGGGGCTGTTCGGGCAGACCGCGCCGGGTGGCCTTGTCAACATGGTCAGCAAAAAGCCGTCCGAAGAACGGCTGCGTGAAGTGGATCTGCAATACGGCAGTTTCGACCGCAAGCAGGCCGCCTTTGACTTTGGCGGGCCGGTCGACGAGAACCGCGCCGTGCTGTATCGGCTGACCGGTCTGGTCAAGGACAGTGGCACGCAGTACGACTACGTGAAGGACAACAAGGTGTTCCTGCAGGGCGGGTTGACCTTCAACCTGTCGGATGCGACGCGGCTGAACCTGATGGCGCAGTACCAGAAGATCCGGTCGCCGGGCGGTGGCGGAGCGCCGGTGCTGCCGCGGGTGGGCACCGTCGTTCCAAGCGCGCTGGGCACGATTTCGCGCGGCCGCTTCGTGGGCGATCCGAACTACGACCTGTTCACCAACGAACAGAAGATGCTGGGCTACACGCTGGAACACCAATTGAATGAGCGGGTCGGCTTCAAGCAGACGGCGCGTGTGACGCAGGTCGACACGAACTCGCGGCGGGTGCAGGTGGGCGCGGTGTTTGGCGATACGCAGGCGGCGCGATATGCGTGGTCCTTTCCCGAAAAGGCAACGACGATCCAGATCGACAACCAGTTGAATGCGGACCTGGATTGGGGCGTGACCCGGCATCGGATCACGGCGGGCGTCGACTATTTGCGCGACCGCGCCGATTACACCGAAAGCCAGTTGGGCATTTTCTATCGGCCAGGGACGACGACGCCGGAATTCTTCGATCTCTACAATCCCGTGTATGGCGATCGCGCCGTGGCCGTGCCGCCGGACGCCCTGCGTATTCATCAGACGCGCGAGCAACTGGGGGTCTACCTGCAGGATCAGGTGTCGATCGACAAGTGGCGTCTGACATTGGCGGGGCGCCAGGATTGGACGAATACGGATACCAACACAACGAACATTGCCGCGTCCGGCGCCGCCACGTTCCGCCGTACCGACATCGATGCCAACCGCTTTACCGGCCGCGCCGCGCTGGCCTATGCCATGGACAACGGGGTGTCGCCTTACGTGAGCTATTCGACGTCCTTCCAACCGCTGGCCGGCATCCGGGCGGACGGCACGAACCTGAAGCCTTCGACCGGCAAGCAGGTGGAAGCGGGCGTCAAGTTCCAGCCCGCCAATCGGAATGCGCTGCTGACGGCGGCGGTGTTCGACATCAAGCAGGATGACGTCAGCGCGACCGATCCGGCCAACACCAACTACAGCATCCAGGTCGGTCAGGTCACCTCGCGCGGCATTGAACTCGAGGCCAAGGGCAGCGTGACCAGAGCATTGAACCTGACCCTGGCCTATACCTATATGGACACCGAGATCACACGGGCCAGTTCGACGGCGGCGTCGGCCGGGCGGGCAGGCAATCGCCTGAATTTCGTGCCGCGTCATCAGGCGTCGGTGTGGGCGGACTACACGGTGCAGACCGGGCCGCTGGCCGGGCTCGGCATGGGAGCGGGGGTGCGGTATCGCGGCAGCGTGTTCGGCGACCTGGCCAATTCGCAGGAAGTGGGCGGTGTGACCCTGGTGGACGCGGCGCTACGGTATGACCTGGGCCGGTTGGACGACACCTTGAAAGGCGCGGACCTGAGCGTGAACTTTTCGAACCTCTTCGACAAGAAATACGTGGTGAATTGCCTGGCGGCGACGGCGTGCTACTGGGGTACCGAACGCACCGCGGTTGCGAACCTGCGCTACCGGTGGTGAGCCTGATCACCCGCATCTTCCGGTCATCTCGGTGGCCGGTTCTACTGGTGCTGAGTTTGAGCACGCTCAGCGGCTTGCTGAGCGTGGGCGTCATTGCGTTCGTGAACCGGCAGATGATCCAGCGCACCGATCTGCCCGACACGACCCTGTGGCAGTTTGGTGGCCTGCTGCTTGTGCTGCTGGCGATCACGTCGGGGACGCAGCTGGGGCTGACGGCGCTGGGCCATCGTTTTGTGTATGCGCTGCGGCGCGAGATGGTCAAGCGCCTGCTGGATACCGAGCTGCGAGACGTGGAACGGCTGGGGCAGGGCGCCGTGTTTGCGAGCCTGTCCAGCGACATTCGCAGCGTGACGCTGGCCTTTGTGCACTTGCCCGAACTGATCTACGGCGGTGTGCTGAGCGCCGCGTCGTTTGCCTATCTGGCCTGGCTGTCGCCTTCCATGTTCCTGGCGACCGCGGCGTGGATGGCGTTCACGCTGGGTATCGGTTGGCTGTTGCTGTCGCGGCTGCGGCGTCATCTCGCATTGCTGCGCGAGGCGGAAGACGGACTGTATGGGCAATACCATGCGGTGCTGGATGGCTTCAAGGAACTGGCGCTGAACCGGGATCGCGCGCGGCACGTGTATGACGGCGACTTCGACACCTATGCACGCGGCTATCGCGATCACTTCATCAAGGCGGATCGGTTCCACGGGATTGCGAGCAACTGGGCCAACATCATGGTGCTGGGCACCATCGGGCTGGCGTTTTATCTGGCCAAGGGACTGGGCTGGTCGGACGCGGATACGGCGGCGACCTATGCGTTGACACTGCTGTTCATGCGCACGCCGCTGGTGTCGGCCGTGTCGGCGATTCCGGCGCAGATGGCCGGCGCGGTGGCGCTTGCGAAGGTGGAAGCGCTGGCGCTGGCGCGGTTCAAGGCGGGGTTCGACGGGGAGGCGGTGGCGCCTTCCGTTGCGCATGCATCCTCCACCGCGGCTGTCCGATTGGCCGGACAATGGCAGACGCTGTCATTGCAGGATGTCTGCTTCGCCTATCCCCCAAAGCCGGATGACCCGGGCTTTGCCGTCGGCCCCTTGAACGTCACCTTGCGCCGGGGCGAGACCGTGTTCGTGATCGGCGGCAATGGGAGCGGCAAGTCCAGCCTGGCCAAGTTGCTGGCGGGCCTGTATCCGCCCTCGTCAGGCCAGATTGTGCTCGACGATTCGGTCCGCGCGGCGGATTATCAGGCCGACTACCGGCAGCTGTTTTCGGCCGTGTTCACGGACTTCCATCTGTTTGCCGACCTGCTTGGGCCAGAGGGACGCGGCGCGCGGCAGGACCTGGTGGATGACTGGCTCGACGTGCTGCAGATGCGGCACAAGGTCGCGACGACCGGCGCGCGCATTGGCAATCTGAAGGTGTCGCAGGGGCAGCGCAAGCGCCTGGCGCTGCTGGCCAGCCTGCTGGAAGCACGCGATATTCTTCTGCTCGACGAATGGGCGGCTGACCAGGATCCGCTGTACCGCCGGGTCTTTTATCTGGAACTGTTGCCGCGGCTGAAACGTGCCGGCGTGACGGTGATCGTGGTGACCCATGATGACCGGTACTTTGCGCAGGCCGATCGCCTGTTGAAAATGGATAGCGGGCGCATGACGGAACTGACGGGCGCATCGCGGCAGCGCGCGGGCAAGGATGCCCTGGCCGAAATCGACGGCAGCGGCGAGCCGCTTGGGGAGCCTCGCTGAATGGATGCGGCAGGACGCACGACACGGCCGGGGACGCCCGGTTCGCCGGGCTCCGTGGACTTGCCCGACTCGGGGGCATTGCCGAGTGCATCGCGCGGGGTGAGTGCATCGGCGGCTTCGCTTGCCTCCGTGTCGTCGCGTTCCGCCGCCAAGCGGGCGGCGGGGTGGGGCGTCGTCGGCCTGCTTGCAATGATCGTCTGGTTGGTCGCGCTGCGGCTGGTCGGGGACGCAACGAGCGCCCCGCTGGACGATGCCCTGGAACACCTGGTGCGGGACTGGACCGTCTGGCCCCGGCTGGCTGCCGGCATCCTGGTGGGCGCCAGCCTGGGCGTCGCGGGCGCGCTGATGCAACTGGTCACGCGCAATCCCCTGGTGTCGCCCGATCTGCTTGGCATGACCGCAGGCGCACAACTGGGCTTGATCCTTGGCGCGACCTTGCCTGCCGCGATGGGCCTGCCCTTGATCGTCGCAGGCGGGTTGGCGGCGGCCGGCCTGACCTTTGCGGCCGCGGGCGGCGGCTTTGCGTCGCCGCTGCGGCTGACCCTGGCGGGCGTGGGCATCGCGCAATGTTTGAGCGCGCTCATTGCGCTGTTCCTCAGCCTGAACGACCGTGCCGCCATGGTGGTGTCCTTATGGAACACGGGGTCGCTGACTCAGTTCGGCTGGCAGGCCCTGGCGCCGTCGCTGGTGCTGACGCCGCTGGCCTTGCTGGTCCTGCTGGCGCTGGCGCGGCCGCTCAATCTGGCCCTGCTGGGCGATGCACAGATGCGCGCCTTGGGCCTGTCGCCGCCACGCCTGAAAGTGCTGGTGGTCGGAATCGGCAGTGTACTGACGGCATTGGCATTTCAGCTTGCCGGGCCGCTCGGGTTCATTGGCCTGATCGCACCCAATCTGCTGCGGCTCGGGCTGGGCGTTGCACGCCCGTCGACACTGCTTCCCTTGTGCGCGCTGTGGGGCGCGGCGCTGACGCTGTTTGCCGACAACGTGGCGTCTACACTTGCCCTGTCGGGCGCCTGGGGCAGTGGGGTCACGGTCCCCCTGGGCGTGCTGTCCGCCCTGCTGGGGTCGGCGGCCATCCTGGTCCTGCTGCGTATCGTGCCGGCCGCGCCAGCGACCGCGCTGACCCGGAACGACGGCCGGTCGCTGCGGCAATGGGTGAGCCTGCCGCGCTTTGCTTTCATCATGGGTATGGCGACTCTGCTGCTGATCGGCGTTGGCGTGTTTTATCGCACCGGCAACGATCCGCTTGCGTATGCGCGCGCGCTGGCGGGAGGGGATGCGCAAGCTTGGGCGCTGGCCGATCTGCGGCTGCCGCGTCTGCTGGTCGACGCGATGGCAGGCGCCTGCCTGGCGTTGAGCGGTGTCATCCTGCAGACGGTGACGCGCAATCCGCTGGCCGGTCCGGAAATCCTCGGGGTCAGCCAGAGCGCGGCCCTGGCGGTATTGCTGACGCTGGTCCTGATGCCGGACGTGCTGCCGGCATGGCGCTTCCCGATCGCCTGGGGCGGCGCCGCCCTGGCATTGGCCGGGGTGATCGGACTGAATCTGCGGCATGGCCTGGAACCGCTGCGCCTGACGCTGACCGGCTTTGCACTGGGTGGCGCGGCGCTGGCACTGATCGGCATGGTCATCGCGCAGTTCACGACCAATGTTGCCCAGGCGCTGATCTGGATGGTGGGCAGCAGTTATGGCCGGGATTGGGGCGACGTGACGGCCATGCTGCCCTGGATGGCGGTCGGTTGCTTGGCTGGCCTGTTCGTCTCGCGCGGCATGGATCTGCTGCAGCTGGGAGACGGCGTGGCAGGCAGCCTGGGCATGCCTGTGGCACGGCGGCGGATGCTGCTGGTCGTCATGGCCAGTTTTCTGGTGGCGGTGCCCGTGGCGGTGGTCGGCCCGGTCGGTTTTGTCGGCTTGCTGGTGCCGCACGGGGTGCGTCTGCTCGGGTTCTATCGAAGCCGACAGCGGCTATGGGCGGCGGCGCTGCTGGGCGCGTGTCTGCTGGTGTTGGCGGATCTGCTTGGGCACGCCGTGATGGCGCCAATCGACATACCGCTGGGGATTGCCACGGCCGCGCTCGGGACGCCGTGCTTCCTGTTGTTGTTAAGCCGGACGTATTTCCAGCGCGGCGGGGCGGGGGCGTAATGGGCGACAACAGGATCAATCCGTCGCGGCGTGCGCTTTGTGCGGCGGCATGGCGAACCGGGTGTGCCGCTGCGCTGGGCGGGATGCCCGCTTACGCGTCGAACGCGGCACCGTCCGGCCCCGTGATCGCCCGGCAGTCGGGCAACCTGCCCACCTGCGCGCAGCGTATTGTCAGTCTCGATGACCTCAGCACCGAGATCCTCGTGTCACTGGGCATGGCGCCACGGGCTGCGGCCAATCTGGACAGCTATCGGCGTTATGTCGACCTGCACGCCGACCTGCTGAAAGACAGCCAACCGCTGGGCAGTCCCCAGCAGCCTGATCTGGAAGCCCTGGTGCGACTGCAGCCGGACCTGATCGTCGGGGTGTCCTATCTGCATGCCCCCTTGTTCGACCGACTGCGCCGGATCGCGCCCACCTTGCTGTTCCAGGTGTCGCTGACGCCCGGCTCGCCGGACGGTGTGGACATTGGCGCGGCCATGCTTCAGACCCTGGGCAGGATGACCGGCCGGGAAGACGTCGCCCGGCGCGTGCTGGCCTCATCAGCCGTGGCCGTGCGCCAGGCGCGGGCAGCGATCGCTGGCAAGGGGCTGGCGGGCACGCCGGTCGTTCCGTTCTACCCCTTGTCGCGGGAAGGCACTTTTATCGTGTCGAATGATCAGTCGATGATCGCGGCGTTGATGAACCGGCTGGACGTCACGAATCCCTGGCGCCTGGCATCGGGTCATGCCCTGCATCGACGCATTGGAGTGCGCGATATTGCCAGCCGGACTGATCTGACGGCCTTGTTCGTGGGCGGGCAGGAAGGCGCTCCGTTGTTCAAGACGCCGCTGTGGCAGGCGTTGCCCGTGGCGCTTGCCCGGCGCTTTGCCTTTTTGCCGCATCCCTACTGGACGTTTGGCGGCCCGGAATCGGTCGCGCGGCTGGCGGGGCAGGTCGCCGAGGCGGTGCGTGCGATGCCTGGAGCCGGGCGATGATCGCGGCGCTGGCCCCGCTGTTTACCGGACCGCTGGCGGATTGGCGTGATGCTCTGGTGCTGACGTCCGGCGGCCGCCCCGTCGTGCGCCTGGCCCGGTTGCTGGATGACGACCCCAGCGAACTGGCGCGGTGTATTGCAAGCTTTGGGCGCGACACGCCGGGGGGCGATCCGCGTGCCCTGGCGTCGGAATGGTCCAAGCGCTACTTTGTGCGGCTGTTGCCGCCGGTGC
This window encodes:
- a CDS encoding TonB-dependent siderophore receptor; protein product: MIHHRFTVVAASLAVAFPLTGLAQQSPAEAPARLPAIQVEAAGSALADPVDAGYAATRVRSAMKSNTSLLETPQAVNVITRTEMEQQGSVSVAQALRYTPGVVGQYGDNDVRYDWLTVRGFTPARYLDGLVLPFGVRGYAQPRVEVFGLERIEVLKGPSSGLFGQTAPGGLVNMVSKKPSEERLREVDLQYGSFDRKQAAFDFGGPVDENRAVLYRLTGLVKDSGTQYDYVKDNKVFLQGGLTFNLSDATRLNLMAQYQKIRSPGGGGAPVLPRVGTVVPSALGTISRGRFVGDPNYDLFTNEQKMLGYTLEHQLNERVGFKQTARVTQVDTNSRRVQVGAVFGDTQAARYAWSFPEKATTIQIDNQLNADLDWGVTRHRITAGVDYLRDRADYTESQLGIFYRPGTTTPEFFDLYNPVYGDRAVAVPPDALRIHQTREQLGVYLQDQVSIDKWRLTLAGRQDWTNTDTNTTNIAASGAATFRRTDIDANRFTGRAALAYAMDNGVSPYVSYSTSFQPLAGIRADGTNLKPSTGKQVEAGVKFQPANRNALLTAAVFDIKQDDVSATDPANTNYSIQVGQVTSRGIELEAKGSVTRALNLTLAYTYMDTEITRASSTAASAGRAGNRLNFVPRHQASVWADYTVQTGPLAGLGMGAGVRYRGSVFGDLANSQEVGGVTLVDAALRYDLGRLDDTLKGADLSVNFSNLFDKKYVVNCLAATACYWGTERTAVANLRYRW
- a CDS encoding multidrug ABC transporter permease/ATP-binding protein — protein: MSLITRIFRSSRWPVLLVLSLSTLSGLLSVGVIAFVNRQMIQRTDLPDTTLWQFGGLLLVLLAITSGTQLGLTALGHRFVYALRREMVKRLLDTELRDVERLGQGAVFASLSSDIRSVTLAFVHLPELIYGGVLSAASFAYLAWLSPSMFLATAAWMAFTLGIGWLLLSRLRRHLALLREAEDGLYGQYHAVLDGFKELALNRDRARHVYDGDFDTYARGYRDHFIKADRFHGIASNWANIMVLGTIGLAFYLAKGLGWSDADTAATYALTLLFMRTPLVSAVSAIPAQMAGAVALAKVEALALARFKAGFDGEAVAPSVAHASSTAAVRLAGQWQTLSLQDVCFAYPPKPDDPGFAVGPLNVTLRRGETVFVIGGNGSGKSSLAKLLAGLYPPSSGQIVLDDSVRAADYQADYRQLFSAVFTDFHLFADLLGPEGRGARQDLVDDWLDVLQMRHKVATTGARIGNLKVSQGQRKRLALLASLLEARDILLLDEWAADQDPLYRRVFYLELLPRLKRAGVTVIVVTHDDRYFAQADRLLKMDSGRMTELTGASRQRAGKDALAEIDGSGEPLGEPR
- a CDS encoding ABC transporter substrate-binding protein translates to MPAYASNAAPSGPVIARQSGNLPTCAQRIVSLDDLSTEILVSLGMAPRAAANLDSYRRYVDLHADLLKDSQPLGSPQQPDLEALVRLQPDLIVGVSYLHAPLFDRLRRIAPTLLFQVSLTPGSPDGVDIGAAMLQTLGRMTGREDVARRVLASSAVAVRQARAAIAGKGLAGTPVVPFYPLSREGTFIVSNDQSMIAALMNRLDVTNPWRLASGHALHRRIGVRDIASRTDLTALFVGGQEGAPLFKTPLWQALPVALARRFAFLPHPYWTFGGPESVARLAGQVAEAVRAMPGAGR
- a CDS encoding iron ABC transporter permease gives rise to the protein MSSRSAAKRAAGWGVVGLLAMIVWLVALRLVGDATSAPLDDALEHLVRDWTVWPRLAAGILVGASLGVAGALMQLVTRNPLVSPDLLGMTAGAQLGLILGATLPAAMGLPLIVAGGLAAAGLTFAAAGGGFASPLRLTLAGVGIAQCLSALIALFLSLNDRAAMVVSLWNTGSLTQFGWQALAPSLVLTPLALLVLLALARPLNLALLGDAQMRALGLSPPRLKVLVVGIGSVLTALAFQLAGPLGFIGLIAPNLLRLGLGVARPSTLLPLCALWGAALTLFADNVASTLALSGAWGSGVTVPLGVLSALLGSAAILVLLRIVPAAPATALTRNDGRSLRQWVSLPRFAFIMGMATLLLIGVGVFYRTGNDPLAYARALAGGDAQAWALADLRLPRLLVDAMAGACLALSGVILQTVTRNPLAGPEILGVSQSAALAVLLTLVLMPDVLPAWRFPIAWGGAALALAGVIGLNLRHGLEPLRLTLTGFALGGAALALIGMVIAQFTTNVAQALIWMVGSSYGRDWGDVTAMLPWMAVGCLAGLFVSRGMDLLQLGDGVAGSLGMPVARRRMLLVVMASFLVAVPVAVVGPVGFVGLLVPHGVRLLGFYRSRQRLWAAALLGACLLVLADLLGHAVMAPIDIPLGIATAALGTPCFLLLLSRTYFQRGGAGA
- the ilvC gene encoding ketol-acid reductoisomerase codes for the protein MKVFYDKDCDLSLIKGKNVAIIGYGSQGHAHAQNLNESGVNVTVGVRKDGPSWDKAKNAGLKVAEVNDAVKGADVVMILLPDENIAKVYKENVAPNLKKGGVLAFAHGFNVHYGAVVPREDIDVIMIAPKAPGHTVRATYTQGGGVPHLVAVYQDKSGSARDVALSYAMANGGGRAGIIETNFREETETDLFGEQAVLCGGTVELIKAGFETLVEAGYAPEMAYFECLHELKLIVDLIYEGGIANMNYSISNNAEYGEYVTGPRIVTDETKQAMKQVLKDIQTGEYAKSFLVENQAGAPTLISRRRLTAEHQIEEVGGKLRAMMPWISKNKMVDQTKN
- a CDS encoding helix-turn-helix domain-containing protein is translated as MIDVLATPDAVTPHAVTPAASTPLTALENERLLRAFALLEERFAEAWPAARLAKAVGLPEKKLQSGFRVRAGTSVHAHLRTLRLHHAAQRLASGASVTDVAFDVGYDNLSHFGKAFRAQFGVLPSDYRNLRGAPNHAPPATQAR